Proteins encoded together in one Corynebacterium liangguodongii window:
- a CDS encoding heavy metal translocating P-type ATPase: protein MTSPTVPGPAGPTNIAHVELGITGMTCTSCSSRIERKLNKLDHVRATVNFSTETASIDFDPELTETARLIETVRGAGYDAFVLSGAGHAASSREPRESSPLDDARERATAHLGRTAAWCAAITVPVAAVSMIHALHFPNWQWAALAAATLVYFAGGATFHTAALQNLRHGAATMDTLISLGTTAAYLWSLWALFLGPPGEPIYLETVCVVITLLLTGRWFEHRAKGESSKALRELIDLGAKEATLLRDGTEARIPAARLAVGDQFVVRPGEKIATDGEVCAGTSAVDASMLTGETVPVEVAPGSQVTGATLNTSGRLVVRATRVGEDTVLSQIARLVTQAQAGKAPVERLVDRITRVFVPVVIAVSLVSLAGHLLAGNGAEASFRAAVAVLIIACPCALGLATPMAILVGTGRGAQLGLLIKGPEVLESTRQVDTVVLDKTGTLTTGEMRVADIHPAPGWDRDEVLAVAAAAESGSEHPIARAIVSAAPSHPEASEFSSTAGLGVTARVDNREVTVGRPRKAAAGLGELEAAYKAAEESGSTPVAVGVDGALAGIITVSDTLKASSAEAVERLRGLGLRPYLLTGDNPGAASAVAAAVGIDAPDVTAGVLPAGKVEAIELLQGEGRRVAMIGDGVNDAAALAAADLGIAVRTGADAAIEASDITLMGESITSVADAISLSRRTLRTIKGNLFWAFAYNVVLIPIAALGLLNPMLAGAAMAFSSVFVVANSLRLRGFRPA, encoded by the coding sequence ATGACTTCCCCGACCGTACCCGGGCCCGCCGGACCCACGAATATCGCGCACGTCGAGCTTGGGATCACAGGCATGACGTGTACGTCGTGCTCCTCGCGCATCGAACGCAAGCTCAACAAGCTCGACCACGTGCGCGCGACGGTGAACTTCTCCACCGAGACAGCCTCGATCGACTTCGATCCGGAGCTCACCGAGACCGCGCGGCTCATCGAGACCGTCCGCGGCGCCGGCTACGACGCGTTTGTGCTCTCCGGGGCGGGCCACGCGGCGTCGTCACGCGAGCCGCGCGAGTCGAGCCCGCTTGACGACGCCCGGGAGCGCGCCACCGCGCACCTCGGCCGCACCGCCGCATGGTGCGCCGCGATCACGGTACCCGTCGCCGCGGTGTCCATGATCCACGCCCTGCACTTCCCCAACTGGCAGTGGGCCGCGCTCGCCGCCGCTACCCTGGTGTACTTCGCCGGCGGGGCGACCTTCCACACCGCCGCGCTGCAAAACCTGCGCCACGGGGCAGCCACCATGGACACGCTCATCAGCCTCGGCACCACGGCCGCCTACCTGTGGTCCCTCTGGGCCCTCTTCCTCGGCCCCCCGGGAGAGCCGATCTACCTCGAGACCGTCTGCGTGGTCATCACCCTTCTCCTCACCGGGCGCTGGTTTGAACACCGCGCAAAGGGGGAATCCTCCAAGGCGCTGCGCGAACTCATCGACCTCGGGGCCAAAGAAGCAACGCTGCTCAGAGACGGCACAGAAGCCCGCATCCCCGCGGCCCGCCTCGCGGTCGGCGACCAGTTCGTCGTCCGCCCCGGCGAGAAGATCGCCACCGACGGCGAGGTCTGCGCGGGAACCTCGGCGGTCGACGCCTCGATGCTCACCGGCGAGACCGTCCCCGTGGAGGTGGCGCCGGGGTCCCAGGTCACCGGCGCGACGCTCAACACCTCCGGTCGCCTTGTCGTGCGCGCCACCCGCGTCGGCGAGGACACGGTGCTTAGCCAGATCGCTCGCCTCGTCACCCAAGCCCAGGCGGGCAAGGCACCCGTCGAGAGGCTCGTGGACCGCATCACCAGGGTCTTCGTCCCCGTGGTCATCGCCGTCTCCCTCGTCTCCCTCGCCGGCCACCTCCTCGCCGGCAACGGCGCCGAAGCGTCCTTCCGCGCGGCGGTGGCCGTGCTCATCATCGCCTGCCCGTGCGCGCTCGGGCTTGCCACCCCGATGGCCATCCTCGTCGGCACCGGCCGGGGCGCGCAGCTCGGGCTCCTTATCAAGGGCCCTGAGGTGCTCGAATCGACCCGCCAGGTCGACACCGTGGTGCTGGATAAAACGGGCACCCTGACCACCGGCGAGATGCGGGTAGCAGACATCCACCCCGCGCCCGGCTGGGACCGCGACGAGGTCCTCGCCGTGGCCGCAGCCGCGGAGTCCGGCTCGGAGCACCCCATCGCCCGCGCGATTGTCAGCGCCGCACCCTCCCACCCCGAGGCGAGCGAGTTTTCCAGCACCGCCGGCCTCGGCGTCACCGCGCGCGTGGACAACCGCGAGGTCACGGTGGGCCGGCCGCGCAAGGCCGCCGCCGGCCTCGGAGAGCTCGAGGCAGCATACAAGGCCGCCGAAGAATCCGGCTCCACGCCCGTCGCCGTCGGCGTCGATGGGGCACTCGCCGGGATCATCACCGTGAGCGATACGCTCAAAGCCAGCTCCGCAGAGGCGGTGGAGAGGTTGCGCGGCCTGGGCCTGCGCCCCTACCTGCTCACCGGAGACAACCCCGGCGCGGCGAGCGCCGTGGCGGCTGCGGTGGGCATCGACGCCCCCGACGTCACCGCCGGCGTCCTGCCCGCGGGCAAGGTCGAAGCGATCGAGCTCCTGCAAGGCGAGGGGAGGCGCGTCGCGATGATCGGCGACGGCGTCAACGACGCCGCCGCGCTCGCCGCCGCCGACCTCGGCATCGCGGTGCGCACGGGCGCGGACGCGGCAATCGAGGCCTCCGACATCACGCTCATGGGCGAATCAATCACCTCCGTCGCCGACGCGATCAGCCTCTCCCGCCGCACTCTGCGCACGATCAAGGGCAACCTGTTTTGGGCCTTCGCCTATAACGTCGTGCTCATCCCCATCGCCGCGCTCGGGCTGCTCAACCCGATGCTGGCGGGCGCGGCCATGGCCTTTTCCTCGGTCTTCGTCGTCGCAAACTCGCTGCGCCTGAGGGGCTTTCGCCCCGCATAA
- a CDS encoding MFS transporter — MLIGSGIGWALDAMDIGLVSFIIAALAVHWELDKSTTSWIASVGFIGMAIGASLSGLLADRIGRRQVFAATLLIYGVATGASALATSVGALMVFRFIVGLGLGGELPVASTLVSEFSPRRVRGRMVVILEAFWALGWIAAAAIGTFIVAQSDAGWRWGLVLGAVPAVYAIVVRLGLPESVRFLESKGRHDEAEAIVASFEAAAGNALGGERGNTPTGPEAAPEHTEGGIWGRALRQRTLAFWAVWFCVSLAYYGAFIWIPSLLVSQGYTLVKSFTFTLIITLAQLPGYAAAAWLIEPWGRRRTLFVFLAGSALGAVAYGLSAAEWQIIAAGCLLSFFNLGAWGALYAIGPELYPTHVRATGTGAGATFGRIGSIIAPLIVPPVLAFGGQVAVFGVFAAAFALACAAALALPEQKGKALD, encoded by the coding sequence CTGCTTATCGGCTCAGGGATCGGCTGGGCGCTCGACGCCATGGACATCGGCCTGGTCTCTTTCATCATCGCCGCGCTCGCCGTGCACTGGGAGCTGGATAAGTCGACGACCTCCTGGATCGCCTCGGTGGGCTTTATCGGGATGGCCATCGGGGCGTCGCTAAGCGGGCTGCTCGCCGACCGGATCGGGCGCCGCCAGGTCTTCGCCGCCACCCTGCTCATCTACGGCGTTGCCACGGGCGCTTCCGCGCTGGCGACCTCGGTCGGGGCGCTCATGGTCTTCCGCTTCATCGTCGGCCTCGGCCTCGGCGGGGAGCTTCCCGTCGCCTCGACGCTGGTCAGCGAGTTCTCTCCGCGGCGTGTCCGGGGGCGCATGGTCGTGATCCTCGAGGCCTTCTGGGCGCTCGGTTGGATCGCCGCCGCCGCCATCGGCACCTTCATCGTCGCCCAGAGCGACGCTGGCTGGCGCTGGGGACTCGTACTCGGCGCCGTCCCCGCCGTCTACGCCATCGTCGTGCGCCTCGGGCTGCCCGAATCCGTGCGCTTCCTCGAATCCAAGGGCCGCCACGACGAAGCCGAGGCGATCGTCGCCTCCTTCGAAGCCGCGGCCGGTAACGCCCTCGGCGGCGAGCGCGGGAATACCCCGACCGGGCCGGAGGCCGCGCCCGAGCACACCGAAGGAGGCATCTGGGGACGGGCGCTGAGGCAGCGCACGCTGGCGTTTTGGGCCGTGTGGTTCTGCGTCTCCCTCGCCTACTACGGCGCCTTCATCTGGATCCCCTCGCTGCTCGTCTCCCAGGGCTATACCTTGGTGAAGTCCTTCACCTTCACCCTCATCATCACCCTCGCGCAGCTGCCGGGCTACGCGGCGGCGGCGTGGCTCATCGAGCCGTGGGGGCGCCGCAGGACGCTCTTTGTGTTCCTCGCCGGCTCCGCCTTAGGGGCGGTGGCCTACGGGTTGTCCGCGGCCGAGTGGCAGATCATCGCGGCCGGATGCCTGCTATCGTTTTTCAACCTCGGGGCGTGGGGCGCGCTCTACGCCATCGGCCCCGAGCTCTACCCGACGCACGTCAGGGCCACCGGCACGGGCGCCGGGGCCACCTTCGGGCGGATCGGCTCCATCATCGCCCCGCTCATCGTTCCGCCCGTGCTCGCCTTCGGCGGCCAGGTCGCCGTGTTCGGGGTCTTCGCCGCCGCCTTCGCCCTGGCCTGCGCCGCGGCGCTGGCGCTGCCCGAGCAGAAAGGCAAGGCGCTGGACTAG
- the dnaB gene encoding replicative DNA helicase — translation MAGGNEAASFDDAEDYPLPPEPLDDFGGGRGAGGSTRSNVNGARGDLREYRTPPHDERAERGVIGAMLLSPDTVIDVIDQLDDGDFYYPAHQRIFRAIIELYSDGSHIDVLIVAGRLDRLGQLESVGGAPYLHTLISEVPTAANARYYAQIVSEKSLMRKLVNAGTNVVQLGYEGEDGMEVEALVDLAQQEILKVDKKRASDDYRVLSDLLKPTIDELTAIASGGALEQGVPTGFIDLDNLTNGLHAGQMIIIAARPGVGKSTLALDFMRSCSINHGKTSVIFSLEMSASEIIMRMLSAETEIKLSAMRAGQMEEADWEKLTSRLTEIQDAPLFIDDSPNLTMMEIRTKARKIKQQHGLDLIVLDYLQLMSSGRKVESRQQEVSEFSRQLKLLAKELEVPVIAISQLNRGPEARTDKKPQLADLRESGSLEQDADMVFLLYRPDSQDRDDERAGEADIIVAKHRGGPIDTIPVAHQLHYSRFVNMARG, via the coding sequence ATGGCAGGTGGAAACGAGGCCGCGAGCTTCGACGACGCGGAAGACTACCCCCTGCCGCCGGAACCCCTCGATGACTTCGGGGGTGGCCGCGGCGCAGGGGGGAGCACGCGGTCGAACGTCAACGGCGCGCGGGGAGACCTTCGGGAGTACCGCACGCCGCCCCACGACGAGCGGGCGGAGCGCGGCGTGATCGGCGCGATGCTGCTGAGCCCGGACACGGTCATCGACGTCATCGACCAGCTCGATGACGGCGATTTCTACTACCCCGCGCACCAGAGGATCTTCCGCGCGATCATCGAGCTGTACTCCGATGGCTCCCATATTGACGTCCTGATCGTCGCGGGCAGGCTCGACCGCCTTGGCCAGCTCGAGTCGGTAGGCGGGGCGCCCTACCTGCACACGCTGATCTCGGAGGTGCCGACGGCGGCGAACGCCCGCTACTACGCCCAGATCGTCAGCGAGAAGTCGCTCATGCGCAAGCTTGTCAACGCAGGAACCAACGTCGTCCAGCTTGGCTACGAGGGCGAGGACGGCATGGAGGTCGAGGCGCTCGTCGACCTCGCCCAGCAAGAGATTCTCAAGGTAGACAAGAAGCGCGCCTCGGATGACTACCGGGTGCTCTCGGATCTGCTCAAGCCCACTATCGATGAGCTCACCGCGATAGCCAGCGGGGGCGCGCTCGAGCAGGGTGTGCCGACGGGCTTTATCGACCTCGACAACCTCACGAACGGCCTGCACGCCGGGCAGATGATCATCATCGCGGCGCGCCCTGGCGTGGGTAAGTCGACACTGGCGCTGGATTTCATGCGGTCGTGTTCGATCAACCACGGGAAGACCTCCGTGATCTTCTCCCTGGAGATGAGCGCCTCGGAGATCATCATGCGCATGCTCTCCGCGGAGACGGAGATCAAGCTCTCGGCGATGCGCGCCGGGCAGATGGAGGAGGCGGACTGGGAAAAGCTCACCTCGCGTCTCACGGAGATCCAGGACGCGCCGCTTTTTATCGACGACTCCCCGAACCTGACGATGATGGAGATTCGTACAAAGGCGCGCAAGATCAAGCAACAGCACGGCCTCGACCTCATCGTGCTCGATTACCTGCAGCTTATGAGCTCGGGGCGCAAGGTCGAATCTCGCCAGCAGGAGGTCTCCGAGTTCTCGCGCCAGCTCAAGCTGCTTGCAAAGGAGCTCGAGGTCCCGGTGATCGCGATTTCCCAGCTCAACCGTGGCCCCGAGGCGCGCACGGATAAGAAGCCGCAGCTAGCTGACCTCCGCGAGTCCGGTTCGCTCGAGCAGGATGCGGACATGGTGTTCTTGCTCTACCGCCCGGATTCGCAGGATCGCGACGACGAACGCGCCGGGGAAGCCGACATCATCGTGGCCAAGCACCGCGGCGGGCCGATCGACACCATTCCGGTGGCCCACCAGCTGCACTACTCGCGCTTCGTCAACATGGCCCGCGGCTAG
- a CDS encoding AAA family ATPase — MWAVFIDQARLAEEPTGYLADLPAVRSLARSPLRLTAPVTIFTGGNGAGKSTLVEALAVASHANPEGGSRNARFETAPLSVSSLWRSLTLTRSHNPRDVFFLRGETYAALADYYESITDPQLGSLHQLSHGEGLRRLIGRRFSPACLLFLDEPEDGLSSFAQLELLGTLWHLADAGAQVIMATHSPILAGIPGAQLLHVDDDGIRPVAFADCDPVEGFSEFISDPAGTVRYLTAP, encoded by the coding sequence ATGTGGGCCGTGTTTATTGACCAGGCCCGCCTCGCCGAGGAGCCAACCGGCTACCTCGCCGACCTGCCTGCCGTGCGCTCGCTCGCCCGCAGCCCGCTGCGCCTTACCGCGCCGGTGACGATCTTTACTGGCGGCAACGGCGCCGGCAAGTCCACGCTCGTCGAGGCCCTCGCCGTGGCCAGCCACGCCAACCCCGAAGGGGGCTCGCGCAACGCGCGGTTCGAAACCGCACCACTGTCGGTCTCCTCGCTGTGGCGCAGCCTCACCCTCACCCGCTCGCACAACCCGCGAGACGTGTTCTTTCTCCGCGGGGAGACCTACGCTGCGCTGGCCGACTACTACGAGAGCATCACCGATCCCCAGCTCGGCTCGCTCCACCAGCTCAGCCACGGCGAAGGCCTCCGTCGCCTCATCGGGCGCCGCTTTTCCCCCGCCTGCTTGCTCTTCCTCGACGAGCCCGAGGACGGCCTGTCCTCCTTCGCGCAGCTCGAGCTCCTGGGCACGCTCTGGCACCTCGCCGACGCCGGCGCACAGGTGATCATGGCAACCCACTCGCCGATTCTGGCCGGCATCCCCGGGGCCCAGCTGCTCCACGTCGACGACGACGGGATCCGCCCGGTCGCCTTCGCGGACTGCGACCCGGTGGAGGGCTTTTCCGAGTTCATCTCCGATCCCGCCGGCACGGTCCGGTACCTTACCGCGCCGTGA
- a CDS encoding glycosyltransferase family 87 protein: protein MGRFAPLGRAAWWSPLRALLAVSWVFLGFAALAKANCALGRPDDSGVLRLNWDGNRQYTSFCYNDIVPLYGGRGLDRPGFVYDFSWVEGDLTRYMEYPVLAGIFQNIMGAIARNTYAVADRILPDVGWYFFLTALVMSVLWVATIRMVAELAGNRVWDTVLVAASPLVIMHAFTNWDIPSIFLAVSALLAARNRRFWLAGALIGLGTAFKLWPLFALGAYLTLAIRTRRFAPFARMAAAAAATWVVVNAPVYLRNPDAWGEFQRLNTERTWEWTTIYAVASRAFGWSGFDAAGATPTILNTVTLLLFAAGCVTTAAIGLAAPRQPRVAEIFFLTVGFFLLFNKVWSPQYSLWLVIPAVLALPRWRLLAAWMSVDALVWPILMWHMLGVDNKGLPGEFLNLVVIARDALIVAMMVLVVRQMLGRERDKVREAHAGCDPLLTRPEDWEVAAR from the coding sequence ATGGGGCGCTTCGCCCCGCTCGGTCGGGCGGCGTGGTGGTCGCCCCTGCGGGCCCTGCTTGCAGTCTCGTGGGTCTTTCTGGGCTTCGCGGCGCTGGCGAAGGCGAACTGCGCGCTAGGTCGCCCCGATGACTCCGGCGTGCTGCGCCTGAACTGGGATGGCAACCGGCAGTACACCTCCTTTTGCTACAACGACATCGTCCCGCTCTACGGCGGCCGCGGGCTCGACCGCCCCGGCTTCGTCTACGACTTCTCGTGGGTCGAGGGCGATCTCACCCGGTACATGGAATACCCGGTGCTCGCCGGGATTTTCCAGAACATCATGGGTGCCATCGCGCGCAATACCTACGCCGTGGCCGATCGCATCCTTCCCGATGTCGGGTGGTATTTCTTCCTCACCGCTCTCGTTATGTCCGTGCTGTGGGTGGCCACGATTCGGATGGTTGCAGAGCTGGCGGGAAACCGCGTGTGGGACACCGTGCTCGTGGCGGCCTCCCCGCTGGTTATCATGCACGCGTTTACCAACTGGGACATCCCCTCGATCTTCCTTGCCGTCTCGGCTCTGCTCGCCGCCCGAAACCGGCGGTTCTGGTTGGCCGGGGCCCTCATCGGGTTAGGCACCGCGTTTAAGCTGTGGCCGTTGTTCGCCCTGGGCGCCTACCTCACGCTCGCGATCCGCACGCGCCGCTTCGCGCCCTTTGCCCGGATGGCTGCCGCCGCGGCGGCGACATGGGTGGTGGTCAACGCGCCGGTCTACCTGCGCAACCCCGATGCGTGGGGGGAGTTCCAGCGGCTCAACACGGAGCGCACGTGGGAGTGGACCACCATCTACGCCGTCGCATCGCGGGCGTTCGGCTGGTCCGGCTTCGACGCCGCCGGGGCCACGCCGACGATCCTCAACACGGTGACCCTTCTGCTCTTCGCCGCCGGGTGCGTGACCACCGCCGCGATCGGCTTAGCCGCCCCGCGGCAGCCCCGGGTCGCCGAGATCTTCTTCCTCACCGTCGGGTTTTTCCTGCTGTTCAACAAGGTCTGGAGCCCGCAGTACTCCCTCTGGCTCGTCATCCCCGCGGTGCTGGCGCTGCCGCGGTGGAGGCTTCTCGCCGCGTGGATGAGCGTGGACGCGCTCGTCTGGCCGATCCTCATGTGGCACATGCTCGGGGTGGACAACAAGGGGCTGCCCGGGGAGTTCCTCAACCTGGTCGTGATCGCGCGCGACGCGCTCATCGTCGCCATGATGGTGCTCGTCGTGCGGCAGATGCTCGGGCGCGAGAGGGACAAGGTGCGCGAGGCCCACGCCGGGTGCGACCCGCTGCTCACCCGCCCTGAGGATTGGGAGGTGGCCGCCAGGTGA
- a CDS encoding AAA family ATPase — MYIRALRAQENPRAEPWVFDVAAVSHLLERGEIDLSHPATIFTGDNGVGKSTLIEAIARGYGFSTAGGTWGVSRAGAPDALYEAAFVAETPRAKQGYFLRADAHFAQATSLGAHELLAGNLHHRSHGESVLAIVDTFVSDGLYILDEPESGLSAVSQMALMAILHRLARDGAQIIMATHSPILLGLPEAHIIEITREAMTCGMGLEETTAFRAMRDFLDDPVAVAEFMIDVTRP, encoded by the coding sequence ATGTATATCAGGGCGCTGCGCGCGCAGGAGAACCCCCGGGCGGAACCGTGGGTTTTCGACGTCGCGGCCGTCTCCCACCTACTCGAGCGCGGGGAGATCGACCTTTCCCACCCGGCCACCATCTTCACCGGGGACAACGGGGTTGGGAAATCAACGCTGATTGAGGCAATCGCCAGAGGCTACGGCTTTAGCACCGCCGGTGGCACGTGGGGCGTGTCTAGGGCCGGAGCCCCCGACGCGCTATACGAGGCTGCCTTCGTCGCCGAAACGCCGCGCGCGAAGCAGGGCTACTTCTTGCGTGCCGACGCCCACTTTGCCCAGGCAACCAGCCTCGGCGCCCACGAGCTGCTCGCGGGAAACCTCCACCACCGCTCCCATGGCGAATCCGTCCTCGCCATCGTCGACACCTTCGTCTCCGACGGGCTCTACATCCTCGACGAACCCGAATCCGGGCTCTCCGCCGTAAGCCAAATGGCGCTGATGGCGATCCTGCACCGGCTCGCCCGCGACGGCGCGCAAATCATCATGGCAACCCACTCGCCAATCCTCCTGGGCCTGCCGGAGGCCCACATCATTGAGATCACGCGTGAGGCCATGACCTGCGGGATGGGCCTGGAGGAGACGACGGCCTTTCGGGCCATGCGCGATTTCCTCGACGACCCGGTAGCGGTCGCCGAGTTCATGATCGACGTCACCCGCCCCTAG
- a CDS encoding single-stranded DNA-binding protein, with translation MAQGDTTITVVGNLVADPELRFTPNGAAVANFRVASTPRTFNRETNQFEDGDALFLTCNVWRQAAENVAESLTKGMRVIVTGRLKQRSYQTREGENRTVFEVEVDEVGPSLRYATANVTRTPREGGSGGYGGGNQGQGAAPSNRGGFGGGNSGGFPGANSGQQGQGGQQPQNDPWNSAPPAGGFGGMDDEPPF, from the coding sequence ATGGCACAGGGAGACACCACCATCACCGTCGTCGGCAACCTCGTTGCCGACCCCGAACTGCGTTTTACCCCCAACGGCGCCGCCGTGGCGAACTTCCGCGTCGCCTCAACGCCGCGCACCTTCAACCGCGAGACCAACCAGTTCGAAGACGGCGATGCGCTGTTTTTGACCTGCAACGTCTGGCGGCAGGCGGCGGAGAACGTCGCGGAATCCCTGACCAAGGGCATGCGCGTGATTGTCACCGGCCGCCTGAAGCAGCGTTCCTACCAAACCCGCGAGGGGGAAAACCGCACCGTTTTCGAGGTGGAGGTCGACGAGGTCGGCCCCTCCCTGCGGTATGCCACCGCGAACGTCACCCGCACGCCGCGTGAGGGTGGCTCCGGCGGTTACGGCGGCGGCAACCAGGGCCAGGGTGCAGCGCCCAGTAACCGGGGCGGCTTTGGCGGCGGAAACTCTGGCGGTTTCCCCGGCGCCAACTCGGGCCAGCAGGGCCAGGGCGGCCAGCAGCCGCAGAACGATCCCTGGAATTCCGCGCCCCCGGCAGGCGGGTTCGGCGGGATGGACGACGAGCCACCGTTCTAA
- the rplI gene encoding 50S ribosomal protein L9, producing MKLILTAAVDNLGEPGDIVEVKDGYGRNLLLPRGLAIVATRGAEKQIENIKRAQAERQVRDLDHARELRDQLDQLTGVEVKVRTASNGKLFGSVQAGDIADAVKAAGGPTLDKRRINVPKGLVTKTGGYQVKVNLHDAVEGKVNFKVVGA from the coding sequence ATGAAGCTGATCCTCACCGCTGCCGTTGACAACCTTGGCGAGCCCGGCGACATCGTCGAAGTCAAGGATGGCTACGGCCGCAACCTCCTGCTCCCGCGCGGGCTCGCCATCGTGGCCACCCGCGGCGCAGAGAAGCAGATCGAAAACATCAAGCGTGCCCAGGCCGAGCGCCAGGTCCGCGACCTCGACCACGCCCGCGAGCTGCGCGACCAGCTTGACCAGCTCACTGGCGTCGAGGTGAAGGTCCGCACCGCATCCAACGGCAAGCTCTTCGGCTCCGTGCAGGCGGGCGACATCGCCGACGCGGTCAAGGCCGCCGGCGGCCCGACCCTGGACAAGCGCCGCATCAATGTGCCGAAGGGTCTCGTGACCAAGACCGGTGGCTACCAGGTCAAGGTGAACCTCCACGACGCCGTGGAGGGCAAGGTGAACTTCAAGGTCGTCGGCGCGTAA
- the rpsF gene encoding 30S ribosomal protein S6 translates to MRHYEVMIILDPQQEERTVAPSLDKFLEIVRKDNGTVEKVDVWGKRRLAYPINKKEEGIYAVIDLDCAADTVAELDRVLNLNEGVLRTKVLRTDK, encoded by the coding sequence GTGCGTCACTACGAAGTCATGATCATTCTCGATCCGCAGCAGGAAGAACGCACCGTTGCCCCGTCCCTGGATAAGTTCCTGGAAATCGTCCGCAAGGACAACGGCACGGTGGAGAAGGTTGACGTGTGGGGTAAGCGCCGTCTTGCCTACCCGATCAACAAGAAGGAAGAGGGCATCTACGCCGTCATCGATCTCGATTGCGCCGCAGACACGGTCGCCGAGCTCGATCGCGTGCTCAACCTCAACGAGGGTGTCTTGCGCACCAAGGTTCTGCGCACCGACAAGTAA